AGAAAAATGCCTTGGGGGGCAGCTGAGGCGGAGCCGCCGCTCTGTGCTCAAAGTGTCCCAGCTGTTGTTACGAGCCATCACTGCGCACAAAGGCCTGACTCTGGCAACTCTCAAGAAGGAGCTTGGGAATGCCGGCTACGAAGTGCGCAGGAGGTGTGGCCGCCACTCAGGCGAAGCCTCCAAGTCCGATGTGAAGGGCACCCTCCTTCGAGTTAGCGGCAGCGACGTCGCCGGCTACTTTAGGGTCTGGAAGATTCCAAAGCCCAAGAGAAAGCCAGGACGCCCGAGGTTGGAGGAGGGCCTGCGCGCTCCGAGGAGGACCCCTGTCGGAACACGCAACCCACGCAGGCGCTGCTGCGGGCGTCGCAGGGCTGCCAAGAAGGCCAGGGAAGTGTGGAGACGGTGCTGGAGGGCAGACTCGAGGATGAGGAGGGTAAGGCCCAGGGTCAAGGACTCGGTGAATTACAGAGCCAGGGAGGACTGCAAAGCCAAGGCAGTGGACGAGGGGAGACGACGGACCAAGAAGGAAGACATCAGGCCTAGGACCCGAGAGGAGAAGAGGCCAAGCTCGAAGCCCAGGGAAGAGAAGAAGCAGGAGCCAGAGAAGCCGGTAAAACGGACCATCCAGAAGTCATCCTCAGTTAAAACTGACCGGACCTCGAATGTGCAGGGGAAGAGCCATGACTCAAGGCCAGCTCGCACAAAGAATTCCATTAAATCTGAAGGGCCTCGGAATGCAGCCGGGAATCCATAGTGTGGGAGCAACTTCCCTTCCTCCAGGCACAGATGCCTTTCCCCAGAGGCCCCATTGAGAGCAGTGCCACACTCATTGAAATGGAAAAGCTATTCACAAGACCTTTCCACCACATGgtgtctcttttctctttgccGCCCTGGAAGGGAAAGGGTGGGTGTTGAGACCTGTAGCAGAAGCATGTAGAGTGAAGAGAGCAAAAGGAGTTAGGATTCAGTTCCTGCTGCAGGAGCCAGGAAAATGCctttcagaaggaaagaaacaggtaGAAGAAAACCAGCAAATTAATGGGATTAGATGAAGTGTTAAATTAGTGTTAGACACCTTCGCGAATCCAGGTTAAGCTTTGGGGAGAAGAGCATGTAAGGAGAGAAATGAGAGCATTACTGGGGCGAGAGAAGAATTGACAATCTTTAGGTTGAGTGGTCTCACTCATCCAAAGTGTTCTTACCAGAAATTCTTTTTAGGAAAAAGACCCTTCACCCAAAATTGATTGTAATGGGTTTGTAGTCTTTGCCCTAACTTAATAACCATTTTAATTTAGAAGATAGGTCTTATATGCTAATCCTCGTTTaatgacagtgtgtgtgtgtgaaagcatCTAGCTCAGACTTTGGCACACGGTACGTGCTTATCGCTGAGCTAAATATGAATAAGTAATGATGGAGTGATTATGTGTTACAGTAGAAAACTATACTGGATCAGCACTTAATGAGACAGGGATTCTAGTCAAAGGTCTAACCTTAGCtgagttatttatttaatcattcatggtcttggtttcctcctctgttaaaaaaagggggggaggggattgGACTAGGATTATTTTAGATAATTTGAAGTGAAACTAAAATGCTAAGAGGAACTTAAATATCATGGCATATGCTTTGACAAAATTCATTAAGGGAATTACCAACTGGGAAAATACTAGCACCTAGTGAAGAAACTGTTAAGCTTACAGAATGCGTATCAGAAATATAGGTAAATGAGAAAGGCTAAATATTGAATAGCTAGGTCTTTTGCTCTTCTTGAAAAACAACATGTATTAAGCATTATAGACCAAATATGGAGCAAATGTATGATTTCTTTTAGTTCTGAAAGCAAGGGTTAAGCACAGTGTGAGTAGTTCTCAAACTATAGGGCATGACAGGATACAGAAATGGTTCCCTAGGAACATCAAGTATTAGCTGATTCGGGGAAATGGCTGTTTCTAGCTGAAGCCAGAGGAGTAGGGAAAAGGAAAGCATCTGGGAGGTGCTTTTGATTCttgaaaagaggagagtgaaggtgggaggagggaaggtgtTAGAATAGCCTGGGAGCTTTTTCAGAGTATAGCTGACCAAGCTCTTCCCAGGAGAGAGTGATATCTTCTAGGGCAGGGGGGGCCCACAGgatgtgtatttaaaataaacttaggtGATACTAATATTCACTCTCATACCCTTAAGGTGAGAATCGCTGCTGTAAGCCTATACAATGTGAGTAATGGCAGAATGCTTGCAGTGTATCTCATCTCTAGATGACCTGAACTTTGAAATTCTCCCCTGCCATAATTAGGTTTACTGTGCACTTGCATTATCTGTGAGTGGCAGAATGaagcaaacaatcaaaaaatagcCACTAGAAAAGAGAGGCAGTAACAAAAATTGTCTATTGAACACAATCAGAGCAAAGTTAATCAATGCCCTTATGGGCACCTGATGTATTTCCCCTTTATAGTCCCAGGATGTTTTTACCTAAAGAACCAGATGGTCTAGAATTAGCCTTTCCCCCTAAGTTAGGATGGAAAGGACACTGGTAACAATTTGTTTTCTAGATTTCCTAAGAATCATCATGCTTCTGTTTGTATTATGATGATTTCTTCACTGGGGGGGGGtgccccatggcatacagaactCCCTGTTGAGGGGATCAGATCTAAGttaaagctgcagcaatgctggatccttaacccactgtcccagcctggggatcaaacctgagtcccagcactcccaaaacgctgccaatcctgttacgccacagtgggagctcctgatgATTTCTTTGTTTAAgcaaatttctttcatttactcagTAAACTTATCAAACATTACGTGCCATACCCTGAACTATTAGCTAACAATGgtcatttcagattatttttcatttataagctTTAGGGTGACTGTACTCTGATGAAACATAAGAAATAACCTTAACTCATAGAATACCCAGATTATCTAGGTTGTAATGCTAACTGGGTACTTCCGTGGAAGAAATTCCCAAGAATAGCTAATCTCATCCTTAGTGTTCACTGGTGACTAAGTGCCTGCAAGATTCTGAACCCTTGGTTGGGAATAAAGatggataaaatataatttcctccTTTCAGCACTCACAGTCTAGTGGCTTATTTGGGTATTTAACTTTAGTCAGAGCAAATGGAACATCCCTGACCTCaattctttgctttccttttatctCAGCTGCCTAGAGTAATGATGATCAGAAAATTGTTAGACTCTAGAGTTGTAACAAACCTTAGATGCCCCCTAGCATCAAATATTCAGTGATTgttgaaaaaaacagaagtacatggagttcctgctgtggctcagcaggttgaggatttgATATCATCTctccgaggatgtgggttcggtccttggctttgcttagtgggttggggatctggcattgccgcaagcgtggtgtgggttgcaggtgcagctcagtctggtgtggctgtggctatggtgtgtgGCTATCATCTgaagctcttatttgacccctggcctgggaacttccatatgctgcaggtgcaaccatcaaaagaaaaaacaaatacaaatggcctttaaaaatatgaaaaaagtgtAATTTTACTCAGAAATGCAAACTAGGACAATAAGATAGCATTTTTAATCAGTCCAAAATCTCTATATCCATTCCATTGGCAAGGCTATGGGGAAACAGACACATACAGTGCTCCTGGGAGTGTAACTCTCCATGACTCTAATGGAGGAAATTTGGCtttcaaaattacaaatgcaaaTAGACTTTGATTCAGTGGAACCATTTTTAGGAATCTGCCTTTTAGATATTATTGCATTTGTGAAAAGACTTATGTCCAAGGTATTTCATGCAGCACTCAGtgcagtaacaaaaaaaaaaaaaaaaggaaataatctatCGCTAGGGGATTGATTAAACTGTGAGGCTTCTATATAGTGAAAGTGAAATAGCATGAGGGAGAGTCTCTATGTCTTGTTATGACAAGCTTCCtaagataaagtgaaaaaaaaattcaagatgttGAAAATACCAAACTACCTTTTGTGTAAAATAAAGGTATGTCTCTTTGCAGTTGTATAAAGAAACTCTGAAAGGGTACACAGAAAAATGAAGTAGTTCTCTATTGTAAGGGGAAAATGATGGGAATTCTAGAGGATACTTAGTAATAAGACCCTGTACTAtatcttttttgtatttgtttttataatcatGTAAATtgtaacttgcccaaagtaaGGTAGAAACTTACACATAATTGTCCATTATAGCTCTTTCCTTTATAAAGTTTTgcacacattatttcatttaacttctCTATAGTCTCTTaggtttttaagtgaaaaagctaatttttataaaatgtacaatttagAAATCGACTTTTAACTGCAAATCCAGTGTGCTTGTCAAGATAGTTATAGATGTTGAATGGGGCTTCACCATCTACTCATTActatatatataggtataggTTAGAAGTTTAGAATTCATTTATATACTCGAGCGTTTTGATAGTTTAGAGGTTTCTTGCAGGGGAAGGTGTACTCAAACACACTGGAGGAGGTGTGTTTTTAGAACATGAAACATCTCATTTGTCAGTGGTCTCAAAGTTGCAGATttattctgttcttctttctcctctgggGACCCCTACATGACAAAACTGGTTGGGCTGTATATCACTCCAGCTAaaacctaaatgcctatcaagGATAGGAAGACAGGTCCTGCCCTGTCTTTGGGGAATTAATATAGTGAAAGTCCacaaaggactttaaaaaaagccaaaggatttgaaagagaagaatgaagacTGACGAGGTGTCAGCATGAGTCCTGTCAATGCTGAGAAAGACATTGATAGGAGAGTAAGAAAAAGGAAGTCAGGATTTCAGTATTCCACTGGAGCTGGCTGAGAGAACAGGCCTATCAGTGAACAAACACAGTTGTATTTCTTCTCCCCCTTTTGTCAGTTACTTGCCTCTTCCCCTTTTTGGATGTAGGAAAGATCAGACTTGTCAGTTTTACCCCAAGTGACCATGGGTAAGTAAGAGTGAACACAAGAAAATAGGGAAACATATGAAGCACAAGGCAAGTGGCAAAACAGCCTGGCTAGTGTTCAGAAAGCTGCAGAGGGAGTTCACCCCCAAAGTAGTAAGATTGAAGCTCTTGAAGGTTACTCCCgtgaagaagaacaaagcctTTGGGCTGTACCTAATGCCT
Above is a genomic segment from Phacochoerus africanus isolate WHEZ1 chromosome 7, ROS_Pafr_v1, whole genome shotgun sequence containing:
- the LOC125130438 gene encoding testis-specific H1 histone — translated: MAEGAEPMHKSQGAEVKTQQTTEKCLGGQLRRSRRSVLKVSQLLLRAITAHKGLTLATLKKELGNAGYEVRRRCGRHSGEASKSDVKGTLLRVSGSDVAGYFRVWKIPKPKRKPGRPRLEEGLRAPRRTPVGTRNPRRRCCGRRRAAKKAREVWRRCWRADSRMRRVRPRVKDSVNYRAREDCKAKAVDEGRRRTKKEDIRPRTREEKRPSSKPREEKKQEPEKPVKRTIQKSSSVKTDRTSNVQGKSHDSRPARTKNSIKSEGPRNAAGNP